One genomic window of Bacillus mycoides includes the following:
- a CDS encoding GNAT family N-acetyltransferase, whose amino-acid sequence MLKIRKGTIDLLDELDVMYAECKEALLQNKIYQWDDSYPSRDHISYHLKQDELYCLFEHDSLVGAVVLNEWQSPEYERIDWSETDGRFLIVHSFVIHPSAQGKGYSKVLLSFWESEARRIGCKGIRLDCFTGNPVSLSLYEKNNYICRGAVYFVSKQPPHNWYNCYEKILLQS is encoded by the coding sequence ATGCTAAAAATAAGAAAAGGCACAATTGATTTATTGGACGAATTAGATGTGATGTATGCCGAATGTAAAGAAGCACTCTTACAGAACAAAATTTATCAATGGGATGATTCTTATCCGTCGCGAGACCATATTTCCTATCATTTAAAACAAGATGAACTGTATTGCCTGTTTGAGCATGATTCACTCGTTGGTGCTGTCGTGCTAAACGAGTGGCAATCTCCAGAATATGAACGAATTGATTGGTCAGAAACAGACGGACGCTTTCTTATCGTCCATTCTTTCGTCATCCATCCTTCCGCGCAAGGAAAAGGATATAGCAAAGTACTTTTATCCTTTTGGGAAAGCGAAGCAAGACGGATAGGCTGCAAAGGAATACGCCTAGATTGTTTTACAGGTAATCCGGTTTCATTAAGCCTATATGAAAAAAATAATTATATTTGCCGAGGTGCTGTTTACTTTGTAAGTAAACAGCCTCCTCATAATTGGTATAACTGCTATGAAAAAATCCTCTTACAATCGTAA
- a CDS encoding YutD family protein has product MEQKQEIHTTVSVNNVQYEVIKNFRDGFSEEAFKERYAEILNKYDYIVGDWGYEQLRLRGFFDDSNQRSTYDTKISTLSEYLYEYCNFGCAHFVLRKVKK; this is encoded by the coding sequence ATGGAGCAAAAGCAAGAGATTCATACTACGGTGAGCGTTAATAATGTTCAGTACGAAGTAATTAAAAACTTTCGTGACGGTTTTAGTGAAGAAGCATTTAAAGAGCGCTATGCAGAAATTTTAAATAAATATGATTATATCGTTGGAGACTGGGGTTACGAGCAACTTAGATTGCGCGGTTTCTTTGATGATAGTAATCAACGTTCGACATATGATACGAAAATTAGTACTTTATCAGAGTATTTATACGAGTACTGTAACTTCGGTTGTGCACACTTCGTATTACGAAAAGTGAAGAAATAA
- a CDS encoding DUF3055 domain-containing protein: MEERFFLYDDTVATKTRFVSFLGENERHDLALLYSDRHYGKTIVLDMQSNKFAIIGPDDLNEPGYLEHAFSMSEENAEELRSFLFELI, translated from the coding sequence ATGGAAGAACGTTTCTTTCTGTACGACGATACTGTCGCTACAAAAACTCGTTTCGTTAGCTTTCTGGGGGAAAATGAGCGTCATGATTTAGCGCTTCTATACTCCGATCGTCATTACGGTAAAACGATAGTCCTTGATATGCAGAGCAACAAATTTGCTATCATCGGTCCTGACGATTTAAACGAACCAGGCTACTTAGAGCATGCATTTTCTATGTCTGAAGAAAATGCAGAAGAATTACGCTCATTTTTATTTGAACTTATATAA